One part of the Deltaproteobacteria bacterium genome encodes these proteins:
- a CDS encoding SpoIIE family protein phosphatase — translation MMANRVLLVDDDADILAAIKRKFRKQFHIDTALSGKEGLKLVAANGPYDVIVSDFQMPEMHGIEFFSRVKKIAPHTIRIMLTGHADLPAVIQAINDGNVFRFLLKPCPTNALAEAITKGIEQYEEIVTHHNYINRTRTSLALAREVQNDLMPRTAPLVKGFDIAMRSISCEETGGDYYDFLTGDETWQEKVAVVIGDVSGHGIASTILMATARAFLRQRFATGGTAEDIVSDVNRHLTLDVNDSGQFMTLFYLMLDRPNRTLHWVRAGHDPAILYDPEKAGFEELSGDGIALGVDAQWQYKENTRSGLKEGQIIILGTDGIWEARDCKGRMFGKNSIYEIIGENTGAGAEEILEAIFEKLHRFRGGRPLEDDATLVIIKVTAS, via the coding sequence ATGATGGCAAATAGGGTCCTTCTGGTAGATGATGACGCTGACATACTTGCCGCAATTAAGCGCAAGTTCAGAAAGCAATTTCACATCGACACAGCATTAAGTGGCAAAGAAGGCCTGAAGCTTGTCGCAGCGAATGGACCCTACGATGTTATTGTCTCTGACTTTCAGATGCCCGAAATGCATGGGATAGAGTTTTTTTCCCGCGTGAAGAAAATTGCTCCTCATACCATTCGCATAATGCTCACAGGACATGCTGATCTACCAGCAGTTATCCAGGCAATCAATGATGGAAATGTTTTCAGGTTTCTCCTTAAGCCGTGCCCTACGAATGCATTAGCTGAAGCCATAACCAAAGGCATTGAACAATATGAAGAGATCGTCACTCACCACAACTATATAAACAGGACGCGCACTTCTCTAGCCCTCGCCAGAGAAGTCCAGAATGATCTTATGCCAAGAACCGCTCCTCTAGTAAAAGGGTTTGATATTGCAATGCGAAGCATCTCCTGTGAGGAAACGGGTGGAGACTACTATGATTTTCTGACTGGTGACGAAACCTGGCAGGAAAAGGTTGCAGTTGTCATAGGCGATGTCTCGGGCCACGGCATAGCCTCAACGATTCTGATGGCTACGGCACGAGCTTTCCTCCGGCAACGCTTTGCCACCGGCGGAACCGCCGAGGACATTGTTTCCGATGTAAACCGGCACCTGACGCTTGATGTTAATGACTCAGGGCAATTTATGACCCTGTTTTATCTCATGCTCGACCGGCCAAACAGAACTCTGCATTGGGTACGTGCCGGACATGACCCGGCCATCTTGTATGATCCAGAAAAGGCAGGCTTCGAGGAACTCTCCGGAGATGGCATTGCGCTTGGCGTAGATGCCCAGTGGCAGTACAAAGAAAATACAAGGTCCGGTTTGAAAGAGGGACAAATCATCATACTGGGTACTGATGGAATATGGGAGGCCCGTGACTGCAAGGGCAGGATGTTCGGGAAGAATTCCATTTATGAAATCATTGGCGAAAACACTGGTGCTGGTGCCGAAGAGATCCTGGAGGCCATTTTTGAAAAGCTGCATCGTTTCCGAGGAGGACGACCGTTAGAAGACGACGCCACCTTGGTAATAATCAAAGTT
- a CDS encoding response regulator: MSHKVLIVDDEPHVTEGLKRVLRKEPYEILTASSANQALSILDREAIDVVISDDKMPGMSGSELLSIVSLDYPDTIRIMLTGHASLDAAMQAINEGQIYRFFSKPWNDVDLAVTIRQALQQKKLKAENKLLLKTVRRQSIFLKNLEKEYPGITAVETDDSGTIIIDDDDGEDYGKLLDHIK, encoded by the coding sequence ATGAGTCACAAAGTTCTCATTGTTGACGACGAACCTCATGTTACCGAAGGGTTGAAACGTGTGCTCCGCAAGGAGCCATATGAGATCCTCACTGCCAGTTCCGCCAACCAGGCTCTGAGCATTCTCGATCGTGAAGCCATTGATGTTGTCATCTCTGACGATAAGATGCCAGGTATGTCAGGATCGGAATTGCTCAGCATTGTTTCTCTAGATTATCCTGATACCATCAGGATCATGTTAACTGGACACGCAAGTCTTGATGCCGCAATGCAAGCTATCAACGAAGGGCAAATTTACCGTTTTTTTTCAAAACCCTGGAATGATGTTGATCTCGCAGTAACAATCCGTCAGGCACTGCAGCAGAAAAAACTCAAAGCTGAAAATAAGTTGCTTTTAAAAACCGTAAGACGTCAGTCTATATTTCTCAAAAACCTGGAAAAAGAATATCCTGGTATTACTGCGGTTGAGACTGACGACAGTGGAACAATCATCATAGATGATGACGATGGAGAAGATTACGGCAAATTACTTGATCACATCAAATAA